From Anaerohalosphaera lusitana, one genomic window encodes:
- a CDS encoding ferritin family protein: MPKTSTEIKALQDAVTREVEAYLFYKNLAARTRDEDSKDIFEMLAQEEVRHKENLELELMKRGCTVQDQGEPDWPGRIAGEEMGKFDLDYIDALRIAIQKEDSSVRTYIEMAASTKDSKALDIYLGLAEEEMRHKLQFQAAYNRAMEE, encoded by the coding sequence ATGCCCAAAACAAGTACTGAGATCAAAGCACTGCAAGATGCGGTCACACGGGAAGTAGAGGCATACCTTTTCTACAAAAATCTGGCAGCCCGGACCAGAGATGAAGATTCCAAGGACATCTTTGAAATGCTTGCTCAGGAGGAGGTTCGTCACAAGGAGAATCTCGAGCTTGAACTGATGAAGAGAGGTTGTACAGTACAGGATCAGGGAGAACCCGACTGGCCCGGTCGCATCGCTGGGGAAGAAATGGGAAAGTTCGATTTGGACTACATCGACGCTCTTCGTATAGCTATCCAGAAAGAGGATAGTTCCGTACGCACCTACATCGAAATGGCAGCTTCAACCAAAGACAGCAAGGCCCTGGATATTTATCTGGGACTCGCAGAAGAGGAAATGCGTCACAAACTGCAGTTTCAGGCCGCTTACAATCGGGCCATGGAAGAATAA
- a CDS encoding glycoside hydrolase family 130 protein, which translates to MKHKPIVERFANNPILTTDDVPYKVETVHNAGVVKHQGKYIMLFRSHLDTGRSIIGIADSQDGIKFTVRPEPFMTPASEGIFAEYEAFGVEDPRINPLEGEYYITYSAYSPHGVRIGMARTRDFTTLERVAFITQADYRNTVIFPEKIGGKYVKLDRPHSDISPWSVWISYSPDLIHWGESRVIMKPVTYHWDEMKIGPGAPPIKTSRGWLNIYHGVFPTMSGSVYRLGVCMHALDDPARLIAVGDRWILQPEDPWEVSGYVDNVVFTCAAVPEPDGTVKIYWGGADKVMCGGTARIEELVDFCLDNPREPF; encoded by the coding sequence TTGAAACACAAACCTATCGTCGAACGGTTCGCGAATAATCCCATACTGACGACTGACGATGTGCCGTACAAAGTCGAAACGGTTCACAATGCGGGTGTGGTCAAACATCAGGGCAAGTACATAATGCTCTTCAGATCCCATCTCGACACCGGCCGATCTATCATCGGTATCGCCGATTCACAGGACGGAATTAAGTTCACCGTACGCCCAGAACCTTTCATGACGCCGGCAAGCGAAGGCATATTTGCAGAATATGAAGCTTTCGGCGTTGAGGATCCAAGGATCAACCCGTTAGAGGGCGAATACTACATTACATACTCTGCCTACAGCCCTCATGGTGTACGCATCGGCATGGCACGCACAAGAGATTTTACTACGTTGGAAAGAGTTGCATTCATCACCCAGGCCGATTATCGCAACACCGTCATTTTCCCGGAAAAGATAGGAGGCAAATACGTCAAACTGGACAGGCCGCATTCTGACATCAGCCCCTGGTCCGTATGGATCAGCTATTCACCGGACCTTATCCACTGGGGCGAATCTCGCGTAATTATGAAGCCGGTTACCTACCACTGGGACGAAATGAAGATAGGACCAGGTGCTCCGCCTATCAAAACGTCTCGCGGCTGGCTGAACATTTACCACGGTGTATTCCCCACCATGTCCGGCAGTGTTTATCGTCTCGGGGTCTGTATGCATGCCCTTGACGATCCAGCCAGACTTATAGCTGTCGGCGACCGATGGATACTGCAACCCGAAGACCCGTGGGAAGTCAGCGGTTATGTCGACAATGTCGTTTTTACATGCGCTGCAGTGCCCGAACCAGACGGCACCGTCAAGATCTACTGGGGAGGGGCGGACAAAGTTATGTGCGGCGGAACTGCTAGAATTGAAGAACTTGTCGATTTTTGTCTGGATAATCCCAGAGAGCCATTCTAG
- a CDS encoding glycosyltransferase family 4 protein, with the protein MQFTSKRIAVLSPVAWRTPPRQYGAWETVASNITEGLVRRGWDVTLFATADSVTSARLHAVVPHGYEEDPTLEPKVVEALHISELMENAHKFDLIHNNYDFMPLTYSRHISTPMLTTIHGFSSPKILDVYRKYKDLYYVSISDSDRDPHLPYLATVYNGIDLANLTFTPEPGDYLVWLGRIHPDKGTHLAVEVALRTDKKLKLAGIVQDREYFEEMVKPNVDGKQIEYIGPVGPLERDELFKEAFCLLHLNELPERFGLVMAEANAAGVPVIAYDRGSCREVISDGETGYLVGNVDQAVEAVGKVSKINRRACRKRVEENFSIKCMVSEYEKVYWRIFELERLKTRKSVIKPHMEKIQELKETAIETQTYRRTVRE; encoded by the coding sequence ATGCAGTTCACCTCAAAGCGTATCGCCGTGCTCTCACCTGTGGCCTGGCGTACACCACCCCGACAGTATGGAGCATGGGAGACCGTCGCGAGTAATATCACCGAGGGCCTAGTCAGACGCGGCTGGGATGTGACGCTTTTTGCAACTGCTGATTCGGTCACATCAGCCAGACTTCACGCGGTAGTCCCTCACGGCTACGAGGAGGACCCTACGCTGGAACCGAAAGTCGTGGAAGCCCTTCACATTAGCGAACTTATGGAAAATGCCCATAAATTCGACCTGATCCACAATAATTACGACTTCATGCCGCTTACCTACAGCAGACACATTTCAACGCCTATGCTTACCACTATCCACGGCTTCTCTTCGCCGAAGATTCTCGATGTCTACCGCAAATACAAGGATCTCTACTACGTATCGATAAGCGATTCGGACCGTGATCCGCATCTGCCTTATCTTGCAACGGTCTACAATGGCATAGATCTGGCCAATCTGACTTTTACCCCAGAGCCGGGCGATTACCTGGTCTGGTTGGGCAGGATACATCCCGACAAGGGTACCCATTTAGCGGTAGAGGTTGCATTGCGGACCGACAAAAAACTTAAGCTGGCTGGGATCGTGCAGGATCGCGAGTATTTTGAAGAGATGGTCAAACCTAATGTCGATGGTAAGCAGATCGAGTACATAGGTCCGGTAGGGCCGTTGGAGCGTGACGAATTGTTCAAAGAGGCATTTTGCCTGCTCCATCTGAACGAACTTCCGGAAAGGTTCGGTCTTGTTATGGCTGAGGCTAATGCGGCAGGGGTGCCCGTGATCGCTTACGATCGCGGTTCATGCCGAGAGGTGATCTCTGACGGCGAAACGGGGTATCTGGTTGGTAATGTTGACCAGGCCGTCGAGGCGGTCGGCAAGGTTTCAAAGATAAACCGCCGGGCTTGCCGAAAACGTGTTGAAGAGAATTTTTCTATCAAATGCATGGTCAGTGAATATGAGAAGGTCTACTGGCGCATATTCGAGCTTGAACGCCTTAAGACCAGAAAAAGTGTCATAAAGCCGCATATGGAGAAAATACAGGAGCTGAAGGAGACCGCAATTGAAACACAAACCTATCGTCGAACGGTTCGCGAATAA
- a CDS encoding glycoside hydrolase family 130 protein yields MLVERFAENPIIRPQDVTPSRDDNEVVGAFNAGATVFRGQILLLLRVAERPKDKAADEQVAPILNPHTGEIEHFRAKNDDPAVEIPDSRSFFYNGKINLTSISHLRIARSDDGVHFEIDDRPAVYPQTYYETYGLEDPRITQIGEKWYITYKVVSDHGICTGLLSTEDFEYFERHGIIFCPENLDVVLFPEMIRGEYWALTRPVPMYIGPKAIWGARSDDLIHWGGHCPVITPRPGEFDGGKVGGSCVPIKTDEGWLEIYHGSDIEDRYCLAAALHDLEDPSKVIARSKEPLMQPETDYEIKGFYGNVVFACGHVEKDGEIIIYYGASDEHTAGARTTLDKIMNTLQ; encoded by the coding sequence ATGCTAGTAGAGAGATTTGCCGAGAATCCGATCATCAGGCCACAAGATGTCACACCCAGCAGAGATGATAATGAGGTCGTGGGGGCATTTAATGCCGGAGCAACAGTGTTTCGCGGACAAATCCTGTTGCTGCTGCGTGTAGCTGAAAGGCCTAAGGACAAAGCAGCAGATGAGCAGGTCGCACCGATACTTAACCCGCATACAGGTGAAATTGAGCATTTCAGGGCGAAAAATGATGATCCTGCCGTTGAGATACCTGACTCGCGTTCGTTTTTCTACAACGGAAAGATCAACCTTACAAGCATTTCGCATTTGCGAATAGCTCGTAGTGATGACGGAGTACATTTCGAGATCGATGACCGCCCTGCCGTTTATCCGCAGACTTACTATGAAACATATGGGCTAGAGGACCCGAGGATCACACAGATCGGTGAGAAATGGTACATCACTTACAAAGTCGTTAGCGATCACGGCATCTGTACGGGGCTGCTTTCCACGGAGGACTTCGAGTATTTTGAACGGCACGGCATCATATTCTGCCCCGAGAATCTGGATGTAGTGCTGTTCCCTGAGATGATCCGCGGCGAATATTGGGCTCTTACCAGGCCTGTACCAATGTATATAGGCCCTAAGGCTATATGGGGTGCAAGATCGGACGACCTCATACACTGGGGCGGGCATTGCCCGGTTATCACACCAAGACCCGGTGAGTTTGACGGTGGAAAGGTGGGCGGAAGCTGCGTGCCCATCAAGACTGACGAAGGATGGCTGGAGATATACCACGGATCTGATATCGAAGACAGGTACTGCCTTGCTGCTGCCCTGCACGATCTGGAAGATCCGAGCAAGGTCATCGCAAGGTCAAAAGAACCGCTGATGCAGCCGGAAACTGATTACGAGATCAAGGGCTTTTACGGCAACGTCGTTTTTGCGTGCGGGCATGTCGAAAAGGACGGCGAGATAATCATCTATTACGGCGCCAGTGACGAGCATACCGCAGGCGCAAGGACGACGCTGGATAAGATCATGAATACACTTCAATAA
- a CDS encoding MBL fold metallo-hydrolase RNA specificity domain-containing protein, translating into MEAKVHFLGAAGNVTGSRHFLEVNGTRILIDCGLYQERHLRDRNWAPFPVPAHTIDAVLITHAHLDHCGLLPKLVEEGFKGKIYCNAATAEIAQIVLMDAGHLQEEDAAFKRKRHRKEGRKVDHPVIPLYTTADAEATIPLFSPVLYEEPVQIGEYVTATFHNAGHILGASTIKLKISDDDGENRTVLFSGDIGRGDRPIICDPAVFEHADYVFIESTYGDRVHEGTDDIKGNLADAINETYQKGGNIIVPSFSVERAQDVLYYLNELLLEDRIPPILAFVDSPMAVKVTDVFKKHPELYDDEMKELVARHESLFEFPGLQLVRTTKESKAINNIKGTVMVIAGSGMCTGGRVKHHLVQNIWRPESSVLFVGYQAVGTLGRSIVQGDNPVRILGQQYDVNATITRIHGFSGHADRDELLAWLKNLKTAPKQVFVIHGEEQSANSFADHVTQQTGWKTSVPQYDEVVTLT; encoded by the coding sequence ATGGAAGCCAAAGTACATTTCCTCGGTGCAGCCGGCAATGTGACCGGTTCAAGACATTTTCTCGAAGTCAACGGCACACGCATCCTCATCGATTGCGGCCTATATCAGGAACGGCATCTGCGCGACCGCAACTGGGCTCCTTTCCCCGTACCCGCCCACACGATCGATGCGGTATTGATAACCCATGCCCATCTCGATCACTGTGGTCTTCTCCCTAAGCTTGTTGAGGAAGGATTTAAGGGCAAGATATACTGTAATGCCGCTACTGCCGAGATTGCACAGATAGTGCTGATGGACGCGGGACACCTGCAGGAAGAAGATGCTGCATTCAAGCGCAAAAGACACCGTAAAGAGGGCAGAAAGGTCGATCATCCGGTTATACCGCTTTACACTACCGCTGATGCTGAAGCTACGATACCGCTTTTCAGCCCGGTGCTTTACGAAGAACCCGTCCAGATCGGTGAATATGTTACGGCCACCTTCCATAACGCGGGCCATATTCTGGGTGCATCTACCATCAAGCTGAAGATCAGTGACGATGACGGCGAAAATCGCACGGTGCTGTTCTCCGGAGACATCGGCCGCGGGGACAGGCCGATCATCTGCGACCCGGCGGTATTCGAACATGCTGATTATGTATTCATCGAATCGACATACGGTGACCGAGTGCACGAGGGCACGGATGATATCAAGGGCAATCTTGCCGACGCTATCAACGAGACATACCAGAAGGGCGGCAACATCATTGTCCCTTCATTCTCTGTCGAGCGGGCACAGGATGTTTTGTACTACTTGAATGAGCTCCTTCTCGAAGACCGGATCCCGCCGATACTCGCCTTTGTGGACAGTCCAATGGCGGTAAAGGTAACCGATGTCTTCAAAAAGCACCCGGAGCTTTACGACGACGAGATGAAAGAACTCGTCGCTCGTCATGAGTCGCTTTTCGAATTCCCCGGCCTTCAACTAGTACGAACCACCAAGGAATCGAAGGCTATTAACAACATCAAGGGCACTGTCATGGTTATCGCGGGCTCTGGTATGTGCACCGGCGGCCGAGTCAAACACCACCTCGTGCAGAATATCTGGCGACCGGAAAGCTCCGTCCTTTTTGTCGGCTACCAGGCAGTCGGCACACTGGGCAGAAGTATTGTCCAGGGTGATAATCCGGTTCGCATACTCGGTCAGCAATATGACGTGAATGCGACGATTACCCGCATACATGGTTTTTCAGGCCATGCGGATCGTGATGAGCTGCTCGCCTGGCTCAAGAACCTTAAAACCGCACCTAAACAAGTTTTTGTTATTCACGGCGAAGAACAGAGCGCCAATAGCTTCGCTGATCATGTCACCCAGCAGACCGGCTGGAAGACTTCAGTACCTCAATATGATGAGGTTGTAACTTTAACGTAA
- a CDS encoding PAS domain S-box protein, with the protein MKEDNAGTIIKLKSHIKVLQQRISELEKADALHEQSMRALNRRRELGQLITSISKQFINLPFEEVDQGLEKALERIGLFFGLDRGYICLFTCEGDSLEIAHCWNNKGISCFEEKSQKLQPDRLPWLMRQLHSNEIVKVHNVEVLGPNASAEKDFWLSHSIRSLVYIPLVLRNELAGFVGFDCVREERRFDEETGVMLSIVSEILANAIDSKRIETARRESEANYSSIFNAVEDLILVHDLETTCIIDANDNAIDRLGLDRQTLGETRLKEVIADRSESSDEKIKDNLTKVRAGETVRSEIVLKDKNNRQFWGEVSLKKAFIQGAERAVAVIRDISERKRVNLALYMSEQRFRAIADHTYDWEIWGSPGGRCMWTNPAVERVTGYTVQECMAMKEFPKPFVVDEDKDRVYNTFASAMEGHSGDNLEFRIERKDGRIIWGAASWTPIYDKKGVQQGYRASIRDITKQKTAEEELKKSEARFRAVFDQAYQFMGLLTPEGTMLDVNSSALEVTSKNRDDVIGETFWKTPWWSHSQEERSRVRDSIVRAGQGESVRFETTNWKADGNLAYIDFSIKPIRNEAGEVVMLIPEGRDITERKKIERALKESQRRLSTLISNLPGMVYRCRNDHDWTMEFVSDGCKALTGYTASELTLNASMEYGKLIHEEDRDFVWEEAQKGINSRKAFRLKYRIVRKDGEVRWVWEQGRGVFNEYNELVGVEGVISDVTEQHEVEIEREELLRSLSEKNDELESVIYVSSHDLRAPLVNIEGFSGELSNSIDQFREIIDSGGVPEDTRARLLEMLDEDISESVGFIKSSTRKIDNLLRGLTRLCRVGRLDMHPRKLDMNKLMKNVLASESEQLDAVHSQVEVDDLPPCRGDADQIAEAFADIIDNAAKYVSPERESKIRVTGWRDNGTVTYCVEDNGVGIHYSQKETIFEIFHRIDPEGNVKGQGLGLTIVKRIVNRHGGKVWIESLEGMGSKVFVKLPNV; encoded by the coding sequence ATGAAAGAAGACAACGCCGGCACAATAATCAAGCTTAAGAGTCATATCAAGGTGCTTCAGCAGAGAATCTCGGAGCTGGAGAAGGCGGATGCACTCCATGAGCAGAGCATGCGTGCGCTTAATCGCAGACGTGAGCTCGGCCAGCTCATAACCAGCATTTCCAAGCAGTTCATTAATCTCCCCTTCGAGGAAGTAGATCAGGGCCTTGAGAAAGCTCTTGAGAGAATAGGGCTGTTTTTCGGATTAGACCGGGGGTATATATGCCTATTCACATGCGAAGGAGATTCGCTTGAGATCGCCCATTGCTGGAACAACAAAGGCATATCCTGTTTTGAAGAGAAAAGCCAGAAGCTGCAGCCTGATAGACTGCCATGGTTGATGAGACAGTTGCACAGCAATGAAATAGTCAAAGTGCACAATGTGGAAGTTCTGGGCCCGAATGCTTCGGCTGAGAAGGACTTCTGGTTGAGCCATTCAATCCGCTCTCTAGTATACATACCGCTGGTCCTTCGTAATGAGTTAGCAGGCTTCGTAGGGTTTGATTGCGTCCGTGAAGAGAGGCGATTTGATGAAGAGACAGGCGTCATGTTGAGCATCGTCAGCGAGATACTTGCAAACGCGATAGACAGCAAGAGGATCGAGACGGCAAGACGCGAATCAGAGGCCAATTACAGCTCGATATTCAACGCTGTAGAAGATTTGATACTCGTACATGACCTGGAAACGACCTGCATCATAGATGCCAATGACAACGCTATCGACCGACTGGGCCTCGACAGGCAAACGCTGGGCGAGACAAGACTAAAGGAGGTAATTGCAGATCGCAGTGAGAGCTCGGATGAAAAGATCAAAGATAATCTCACCAAGGTGCGGGCAGGAGAAACAGTACGTTCGGAAATCGTGCTCAAAGACAAAAACAACCGCCAGTTCTGGGGGGAAGTCAGCCTGAAAAAGGCGTTTATACAGGGCGCTGAACGTGCAGTGGCGGTGATACGTGACATCAGCGAGAGAAAGCGAGTGAATCTTGCTCTTTACATGAGCGAGCAGAGGTTCCGGGCGATAGCGGACCATACATATGACTGGGAGATTTGGGGGAGCCCAGGAGGAAGATGTATGTGGACCAACCCCGCAGTTGAACGCGTAACCGGCTACACTGTGCAGGAATGCATGGCGATGAAGGAGTTTCCAAAGCCTTTCGTCGTCGATGAGGATAAAGATCGCGTATACAACACGTTCGCCTCAGCAATGGAGGGCCATAGCGGGGACAACCTGGAATTCAGGATCGAACGCAAAGACGGAAGGATCATCTGGGGAGCGGCATCATGGACGCCGATTTACGACAAGAAAGGTGTCCAGCAGGGTTACAGGGCAAGCATTCGTGATATCACAAAGCAAAAGACCGCCGAGGAAGAGCTTAAAAAGAGCGAGGCCAGATTCCGGGCTGTTTTCGATCAGGCTTATCAGTTCATGGGTTTATTGACACCCGAAGGAACAATGCTCGACGTAAATTCCTCGGCACTGGAAGTCACATCAAAGAACAGAGATGATGTTATCGGGGAAACATTCTGGAAAACACCCTGGTGGTCGCATTCACAAGAAGAACGCAGCAGGGTTCGTGATAGTATAGTACGTGCCGGCCAGGGAGAATCCGTTCGTTTCGAGACCACGAACTGGAAAGCTGACGGTAATCTTGCATATATTGATTTCTCTATCAAGCCGATCAGGAACGAGGCCGGCGAGGTCGTGATGCTGATACCGGAGGGTCGTGACATCACAGAACGCAAAAAGATCGAACGGGCTCTCAAAGAAAGCCAGAGGCGCCTTTCGACGCTGATCAGCAATCTTCCCGGAATGGTCTATCGCTGCAGAAATGACCACGACTGGACCATGGAGTTTGTCAGCGACGGCTGTAAGGCGTTGACAGGTTATACCGCTTCGGAACTGACCTTGAATGCAAGCATGGAGTATGGGAAATTAATACATGAAGAGGATCGTGACTTTGTATGGGAAGAGGCACAGAAAGGTATCAATAGCCGCAAAGCATTCAGGTTGAAATATCGAATCGTACGAAAAGACGGCGAGGTACGCTGGGTCTGGGAACAAGGCAGAGGCGTTTTCAATGAATATAACGAGTTAGTTGGGGTCGAAGGCGTAATATCCGATGTCACGGAACAGCACGAAGTGGAAATCGAGCGAGAGGAGCTGCTTCGAAGCCTGTCGGAAAAGAATGACGAACTTGAAAGTGTAATATACGTGAGCTCGCATGACCTGAGGGCTCCTCTCGTAAATATCGAGGGATTCAGCGGGGAGCTCAGTAATTCTATCGATCAGTTCAGGGAGATCATCGACAGCGGAGGCGTTCCGGAGGATACGAGGGCCAGGCTCCTCGAGATGCTCGATGAGGACATTTCCGAATCAGTTGGGTTTATCAAGTCAAGCACACGAAAGATTGACAACCTGTTGCGGGGCCTGACGCGACTGTGCCGCGTAGGAAGACTGGATATGCATCCTCGAAAGCTTGACATGAATAAACTGATGAAAAATGTTCTCGCCAGCGAGTCAGAACAGCTCGATGCTGTGCATTCGCAGGTTGAGGTCGATGATCTGCCGCCCTGCCGAGGCGACGCCGACCAGATAGCTGAGGCTTTCGCGGACATAATTGATAACGCTGCAAAATACGTTTCTCCTGAACGCGAATCAAAGATAAGAGTTACAGGTTGGCGGGATAATGGCACTGTAACCTATTGCGTGGAAGACAACGGAGTTGGAATTCATTACAGCCAGAAGGAAACCATATTCGAGATATTCCACAGGATCGATCCGGAGGGAAATGTCAAAGGACAGGGCCTCGGCCTGACGATCGTCAAGCGTATAGTCAATCGGCATGGGGGAAAGGTCTGGATAGAATCGCTGGAAGGCATGGGAAGCAAGGTCTTCGTGAAACTGCCGAACGTTTAG
- a CDS encoding TIGR04283 family arsenosugar biosynthesis glycosyltransferase gives MIIPVLHESAVINETVQHVFSIDGSEDCEVIVADGSDNADTLGVIKDGRITKMQSSPGRAIQMNAGANAACGNVLVFLHADTFLPKNAFTVIKNAISKQQYAVGAFKLGLDSDKLTMKIITALANLRNRILRIPYGDQAIFIRRELFEELGGFPAIPLMEDIELMKRLKRKGCKVFFSKAKVTSSARRWQKEGPWRCSARNLIISAMYHLGVPAERLVRFYRS, from the coding sequence GTGATCATCCCCGTACTGCACGAATCTGCTGTCATCAACGAAACAGTACAACATGTTTTCTCTATTGACGGATCAGAAGACTGCGAAGTGATCGTTGCAGATGGATCGGATAATGCAGACACCCTGGGGGTAATCAAAGATGGACGAATCACAAAAATGCAGTCATCACCCGGTAGGGCAATTCAAATGAACGCAGGAGCAAACGCTGCCTGTGGAAATGTGCTTGTGTTCCTTCACGCTGACACCTTTTTGCCCAAAAATGCATTTACAGTCATAAAAAATGCAATCTCTAAGCAGCAATACGCAGTAGGTGCTTTCAAGCTGGGATTGGACTCAGACAAACTTACAATGAAGATAATAACTGCTTTGGCAAATTTGAGAAATCGAATCCTCCGCATCCCCTACGGTGACCAGGCGATCTTCATCAGAAGAGAACTCTTTGAGGAACTGGGAGGATTCCCAGCCATACCCCTGATGGAAGATATCGAACTGATGAAAAGGCTCAAACGCAAAGGCTGCAAGGTGTTTTTTTCGAAGGCCAAGGTTACAAGCTCAGCACGGAGATGGCAGAAAGAAGGGCCATGGCGATGTTCTGCACGCAATTTGATAATATCTGCAATGTATCATCTGGGAGTACCGGCCGAGCGATTGGTTAGATTCTACAGGAGTTAA
- the arsS gene encoding arsenosugar biosynthesis radical SAM (seleno)protein ArsS (Some members of this family are selenoproteins.) translates to MAAPKEHYSDKSFQEIVSGISPALLKLDRLETLQVNLGNRCNQQCRHCHVQAGPRGNKIMTRGVMDSIVSFVKKHGDLTVDMTGGCPEMNPHFSYFMEGITEVVNHIIARTNLSVFLENDYDWVPKYYADHGVTIVASLPCYTQDNVDNQRGQGVFDKSIKAIRMLNKLGYGQEDNLELDLVYNPAGATLPPPQSDLEVDYKKHLINDHDIVFNKLFTITNAPIGRFRQILTEQDELDSYIAMLRENFNSEAAQQIMCRKLLSVDYRGIVYNCDFNQALGLPAIDGSGSVITMDNLESAMRGEIRIITGSHCFCCTAGAGSSCTGTLAGSKSGDA, encoded by the coding sequence ATGGCAGCACCTAAAGAGCATTACTCCGATAAAAGCTTTCAAGAGATCGTCAGCGGCATTTCGCCTGCCCTGCTGAAGCTGGACAGGCTGGAAACCCTTCAGGTCAATCTGGGCAACAGATGTAATCAGCAGTGCAGGCACTGCCATGTTCAGGCCGGTCCCCGCGGCAACAAGATCATGACGCGAGGGGTCATGGACAGCATTGTCTCGTTTGTAAAGAAGCATGGCGATCTTACAGTAGATATGACTGGGGGATGCCCGGAGATGAATCCGCATTTTTCATATTTCATGGAAGGCATTACTGAGGTTGTAAATCATATTATAGCGCGTACCAATCTTTCCGTATTTCTCGAAAACGACTATGACTGGGTCCCGAAATATTATGCTGATCACGGAGTAACCATCGTCGCTTCGTTGCCGTGTTACACCCAAGACAATGTTGACAACCAGCGGGGGCAAGGCGTGTTCGACAAAAGCATCAAGGCGATTCGTATGCTGAATAAACTTGGCTATGGGCAGGAGGATAACCTGGAGCTTGATCTTGTTTACAACCCAGCAGGCGCAACGCTTCCGCCTCCGCAGAGCGATCTCGAAGTAGACTATAAAAAACATCTGATCAATGACCATGATATAGTGTTCAATAAACTTTTCACGATCACAAACGCGCCGATCGGAAGATTCAGGCAGATACTTACAGAGCAGGATGAACTCGACTCTTACATCGCAATGCTGCGTGAAAACTTCAACAGCGAGGCCGCCCAGCAGATCATGTGCCGAAAACTGCTTAGCGTGGATTATCGCGGAATTGTCTATAACTGTGATTTCAATCAGGCATTAGGACTTCCTGCGATAGATGGATCAGGCTCAGTAATAACCATGGACAATCTAGAATCCGCAATGCGCGGAGAAATACGAATAATAACAGGTTCGCACTGCTTCTGCTGCACCGCTGGTGCAGGATCGAGCTGTACCGGCACCCTGGCCGGCAGCAAAAGCGGCGATGCTTAA
- a CDS encoding TIGR04282 family arsenosugar biosynthesis glycosyltransferase: MSTHKGNCTAIFVKYPEPGKVKTRLGNQIGHDQAAELYGNFVLDMIDVYRQADCHLRIFVDPSSDRELYREWLGDDLTYAAQTGKGLGERMLNAFEEMFAEGFSKAILTGSDIPDLTVQTINDAFTALSENDVVLGPSSDGGYYLIGFREASFVKEVFKGISWSTDSVLDETLSKFTEHALSEHILDLWHDIDTKEDLIELISRNKDTAFMDSRTVRYLHQHTDITFAEH; encoded by the coding sequence ATGTCTACACACAAAGGAAATTGTACTGCAATATTCGTGAAGTATCCCGAGCCGGGTAAGGTCAAGACTCGCCTGGGGAATCAGATCGGACATGACCAGGCAGCAGAACTCTACGGCAATTTTGTACTGGACATGATCGACGTATATCGCCAGGCTGATTGCCATTTGCGGATATTCGTAGATCCATCGAGCGACCGGGAGTTGTACAGAGAGTGGCTTGGAGACGACCTGACATATGCTGCGCAGACAGGCAAGGGTCTCGGAGAGAGAATGCTCAACGCCTTTGAGGAGATGTTTGCTGAAGGATTTTCAAAAGCGATCCTGACCGGTTCAGACATCCCCGATCTGACTGTGCAAACCATAAATGACGCATTCACCGCACTTTCGGAAAATGATGTCGTACTCGGGCCAAGCAGTGACGGCGGTTATTACTTGATTGGTTTTCGCGAAGCAAGCTTTGTGAAAGAGGTCTTCAAAGGCATATCCTGGAGCACGGATTCGGTGCTCGATGAAACCTTGAGCAAATTTACCGAACACGCTCTAAGTGAGCACATACTCGACCTGTGGCATGATATTGATACCAAGGAAGACCTGATCGAACTGATTTCGCGAAACAAGGACACCGCTTTCATGGATTCCAGAACTGTACGTTATCTGCACCAACATACAGATATAACCTTCGCTGAACACTAG